In Zalophus californianus isolate mZalCal1 chromosome 4, mZalCal1.pri.v2, whole genome shotgun sequence, the following proteins share a genomic window:
- the LOC113933690 gene encoding cytochrome c oxidase subunit 6B1, producing MAEDIKTKIKNYQTAPFDSRFPNQNQTRNCWQNYLDFHRCEKAMTAKGGDVSVCEWYRRVYKSLCPISWVSAWDDRRAEGTFPGKI from the coding sequence ATGGCAGAAGACATCAAGACCAAAATCAAGAACTACCAGACCGCCCCTTTTGACAGCCGCTTCCCCAACCAGAACCAGACCAGGAACTGCTGGCAGAACTACCTGGACTTCCACCGCTGTGAGAAGGCAATGACTGCTAAAGGGGGTGATGTCTCCGTGTGCGAATGGTACCGTCGTGTGTACAAGTCCCTCTGCCCCATATCCTGGGTATCAGCCTGGGATGACCGGCGGGCAGAAGGCACATTTCCTGGGAAGATCTGA